GGCTCCGCGATACGGCGGGCCTCGCGCTCGCGACGCTCTTCTTCGACGGCGCGTTCCCGCTCCGCACGCCGCGCCCCGATGTCCACCTCCGCCCCCATCTCCTCGATGAGCGCGTCGGCGAAACCGCTGGTCGAGACCTCGGTGGCCCCTGCCATAAGGCGCGCGAAGTCGTAGGTGACGATCTTCTTCTGGATGACCTCGGGAAAGGCGAAGGTGATGAGATCGGCGGCCTCCTTCCAACCCAGGTATTCGAGCATCATGACCCCGCTGAAGAGCAGGGAGCCCGGATTGACCTTGTCGAGGTTGGCGTATTTCGGGGCGGTGCCATGGGTGGCCTCGAACACCGCAACATGGTCCGCCATGTTGGCGCCGGGGGCGATGCCGACGCCGCCGACCTCGGCCGCGATGGCATCCGAAAGATAATCGCCGTTCAGGTTGGTGGTCGCGATGACATCGAACTCGTTGGGGCGTAGCAGCATGAGCTGGAACATGATGTCGGCGATGCGGTCCTTGATGACCACGCGGCCTTCCGGACGCTTGCCCCCGTAGACGCCGAACAGATCGGCCTCGGTGACGGTCTCATCCGCGAACTCCTCGCGGGCGACCTCGTAGCCCCATTGCCGGAAGGCGCCCTCGGTGTATTTCTGGATGTTGCCCTTATGGACCAGGGTGACGCTCTCCCGCCCATTGTCCAGGGCGTAGCGGATGGCCTTGCGCACCAGGCGCTTGCTGCCGAAGGCGCTCATGGGCTTGATGCCGAGCCCGGAGTCTTCGAAGAACTCGGCCTCGAATTCGGTCTTAAGGAACGCCTCGAGCTTCCTGGCCTCGGGGCTGCCGGCGCGGTACTCGATTCCGGCATAGACGTCTTCGGTGTTCTCGCGGTAGATCACGACGTCAACCAACTCGGGGGCGCGGAGCGGCGAGGGCACGCCTGGGTAGTAGCGCACCGGCCGCACGCAGGCGTAGAGATCGAGGTCCTGCCGGAGCGCCACGTTGAGCGAGCGGAAACCGCCTCCGACGGGTGTGGTCAGCGGGCCTTTGATGGAGACGATGATGTCTTGCAGGACCTCCTTGGCCTCCTCGGGAAAGAAATCGCCGTCGTATTTCTCGGAGGCCTTCTCGCCCATGTAGAGCTCCATCCAGTGGATCTTGCGCCGGCCGCCGTAGGCCTGCTCGACCGCCGCGTCCCAGACCCGCAGGCAGGCCCGGGTGATGTCCGGCCCGATCCCGTCGCCCTCGACGAAGCCCAAGATCGGATCGTCGGGCACCCGCAGCCGCCCGTTCTCCACCGTGATCTTGGTGCCCGCTTCGG
This sequence is a window from Pseudomonadota bacterium. Protein-coding genes within it:
- the icd gene encoding isocitrate dehydrogenase (NADP(+)) produces the protein MGYRHIKYPEAGTKITVENGRLRVPDDPILGFVEGDGIGPDITRACLRVWDAAVEQAYGGRRKIHWMELYMGEKASEKYDGDFFPEEAKEVLQDIIVSIKGPLTTPVGGGFRSLNVALRQDLDLYACVRPVRYYPGVPSPLRAPELVDVVIYRENTEDVYAGIEYRAGSPEARKLEAFLKTEFEAEFFEDSGLGIKPMSAFGSKRLVRKAIRYALDNGRESVTLVHKGNIQKYTEGAFRQWGYEVAREEFADETVTEADLFGVYGGKRPEGRVVIKDRIADIMFQLMLLRPNEFDVIATTNLNGDYLSDAIAAEVGGVGIAPGANMADHVAVFEATHGTAPKYANLDKVNPGSLLFSGVMMLEYLGWKEAADLITFAFPEVIQKKIVTYDFARLMAGATEVSTSGFADALIEEMGAEVDIGARRAERERAVEEERREREARRIAEPIAEMKASGRTPHTVGDIASPIMTVKPGVAVSEVMHLMRERGISSVVVEPGTDGLWAIMTQRDIISRIVHANRSPARVKVEEIASKPLVTVPTDMSLQECASRMVESSIRRVVVEEHDIPVGIVSDTDVFRIVEEFGWEPVLL